The sequence CCACTTCGCAGTGCGTACTTGTCATTTACCCACCAATAATTATCGCCACGGCCTAGTTTGGCTGGTTTTGAATTGGTTTCCCCCTGCTCGGATTTTGGCTAATTTGTTGCTAAATTTGatctttttttagttattcttTTGGTTACATAAAGGTGAGTCTTTTTAGGAGATTtagaagaaaattaatttcttttaagaaaaatgaaaactatAATTATTACTCAGACGTTGCAATGGCTGTTGAGTTATAAATTCCATATTTACTTAAATGTATtagttagaaaatatattttttacattaaGTGTGGAATGagtatttagtttaaaaattttatgtgaaTAAAGactttgtaatacttgttccATGGAAACAAAACCTTCCATTTCTCACTCAATAGTGTGAAAGATATATTTCacacaaatttaataataatgacttattttaaattagtttcatataattaatatttcataattcataataaatgattcttattttaaattatatataatagtttaaataattatggtattcttaattataatatttaaaatttaaaattatttattagtaaaatttaaatttaattttttttaaaataattctgttacgtatttttaataataaatataatatattaaagatatgagtattaaataattatataaaaatataattttattaaataatttaatttattaactttagcTATCAGTcgctaattattaattatattaatcaatcaaaattaaatatgctTACAGTAGTGTTATCCGGAGTATTTGCAATAACACAATCCGAAATTATCGGCCCAATCTCAAACCAGCCAATGGGCAAAAAATTGGTGAGGCCAAGTTGGGGTTTGGTCTTCGTGTACTTGTGTATTTACTTAGCCAATGAGGCTCCATGTCTCCttcaataaatttgaaataaattcgAGCGCCCAAAAGCATTTGCGTAGGCGCACGGGGTCAATAATTCAAAACTCAAAACTGAACACTGACCTAGAAAAAGagtttaaagaaaataacagaaCACTGTTCATGTCTTTATGATTTGTAAATATTCAGTAGTAATCTTATTATATAAGGCCATTAAATCATTACTATTCTAAACActaaagaaagtaaaagccAAAAAGCATATTTGGTCCTTGACCTTTATGTATCTGGCTTTAGGCTCCTTAGATTTAAATCAACTTACTTATGCCCTTCAACTTTTCATTTCTGTATATTTATGCCCCTAACTTAATAAATCTCAGAAGTATTAACTTTTTTCCTAACGCCATTGAGtttaacaataaaagaataatttgtaaatttagaaacttaatttttatttaataaagataaaaagaagaaatacatttcttactaaaattaagttaacagatgattttttttcaaaaatttcttttataaccAATAGAAGTCTCATCATTCATCTTCTCTCTACATATTATAATTAGCTTGAAAAATATTCTTCAAATCATGCTAGCCAAGTATATCAACGAACGAATCAAAtctataatattcttaaaaaaaaaaaaaaaatcatatccAAAATCACTTCATATAATCAGCAATTATATTGTATAATACAAGATCAAGAACTATAATAAGAACTCACTATTTATTgtctttttctctctaaaaataaaaataagaaaacataaactagaaaaaattctaaaagtctatttatatagattcgaaaattataatagaataaattgaaattgaaagagTTAATCTATTAAAAGGGATAAATGTATCGTAAAAagctttataaaaattattttagttaggGTTCAATTAGGCGTTTCAAAGATAGAAATTTGAAAGAGTAAGTAATGTTTAACTCTTTCGCTGTAATGGGTTAGCTCTTTGACCgtatctataattttttttttattttcttcttccatcattttttaaattttgaaaagaaacttaaaaagagagaaaaaagagagcaagtataaagaattaattttctttataatttctttgttGATATTCGTATTTTATTGCTTATAACATGATTAATGCGACTCAAGAAGCAAGTGTCTAACATTCACAAAcgtttaattatttagagacACGAAGACATTGAATTGCAAAACTAGAGGGGCTAAATACACTGTTTTAAACTTGAGGAATCTAAAGCCAAAAAGAGTAAAGTTCGGGGAGCCCGAATATGCTTTTCTCCAAAGTAAAACGTCTCTACCTTTAAACTGTATTCACTATCTACCCTTTTGTCTTCTTTCAAACAGTGAGTTCTTATTTTGCCTCtctttcaaattcaaaaaagttTTAGTCAGTGACACTGAAAGTAGCTTAGCTATCTTCGTCATGGGATGTGTATCTTCCAATCTGCTAAACAATGAAGACGAGTTAACTCAACTAGGCAGCTCAGCACTTAGTCACCACATTGTGTCGCTCACATCCACCACCTATGGCCTCCTCAATCTCGATCCACCAACACCTCAGTCCTCTGCCACTGCCACTACTCCACCTCCACCCGCTCGTTTCACTCTTGGTTCAATCTTTCCTAGTCCACTCTGCGAACCCAAGTCACTTTGGTCTGAGCCAAGATCTCTCCCTGAAACCATCAATTCTTGGGAGCTCATGTCTGGTCTTGACACTGATAGCTTCCGTTTTTCTCCCATTATTAAGAAAGACCTTGCTTATTTACCTAATAAAGAAAACTCCAACCCAAATTTCCTGAAACCCTTTAAAGATAGTTCCTTTGCCAAcactcctcctcctcctcctcctccctTAAAAGAGAATGCACACTCACTCGAAAGATTTGAGAAACTGTGCCCCCCAAATGGAGATGACAAAGTTGTGATTTATACTACATCTTTGAGAGGGATAAGAGAGACTTTTGATGCTTGCAGTGTTGTTCGCGCAGCCATTGGAGGATTTGGGGTTTTAATTTGTGAGAGAGATGTGTCGATGGATCGCGGGTTCAGAGAGGAGTTAAGGGAGTTAATGAGAGGGAAAGAGCCAAAGGCAACATTGCCGCCAAGGGTGTTCATCAAGGGAAGGTATATAGGTAGTGTAGAGGAGGTGATGAGGATAGCAGAGGAGGGTTTGATGGGAGAGCTGCTACAGGGGTTGCCAAAGAAGAGAGCAGGAGACATGTGTGATGGGTGCGGAGATGTCAGATTCTTGCCTTGTTTTTCTTGCAATGGAAGCTCAAAATTGGTGATGCTTGTTAAGGACGAGGAGGAAGAGAAAGAGCCCGGGCTAAAGCAAAGGAGGACAGTAGTGGTCAGATGTCCTGATTGCAATGAGAATGGGTTGGTGCTTTGTCCCATTTGTGCTTGAACTTGCAAACTAGAGTTGGGGCTATAAATTGCAAAAAACAGTTCCTTTGTGTCATCATAAAGTAAGTTATCTCAACTTACTCTGTTTCTGTTCTGAATTTTGATCAATCTATTACAATGCGGTCAATTAATTTTGGCTCCATTTTGTAGTACATGTCTTTTGCAAACACCccaagaataaataaatttagggTGGAATGTCAGAGGATAATTAGATTTCCGTTAGGAAGTCGAATTCCTAGGGAGCAAATTCATTGACAATGAGTTCACTTCTCTGTGTGGATGATGCATAAACTTGtaaaaataagtgaatttttatttagtcaaTCCAAAGCGATGCTTATCCTGGCATTAGGGCTAAAATGAGGCTGATTCTACTGCAGATAATATTTTGAGCACTAAGAGCAAAGCACCCTGGTTTTGAAAGTCCGTTcttgttcttttaagaaacTTGCGTAGTATATTTGGTTGGACATGTCTAGTAGTAATACAAGAAAGTAATTATGCCTAACTAAAACTTAAATAACATCTGTGTTAGTTTCTAAGATTTTCTTGAGGCGTGATGTTTGCTGTTCCCTACCATCATCACGATGCCCATGTGCAAGCTATTTCTGTTTCTGTATATGTTCCTTTAAAAGGTAACTTTCAGCCCAAATAAGTGTTCTGCATATTGTTGTTGATGCGATGGTCCCTTGTATTGCTTGTATACGTccattacaaaaataaagatgCCTCAAGAAAGGATATGCAGTACGAGAAAACAGACAACAAGAAACTGTATGTATGTTGCTGTAACATTTGTTGGTAGCCTTTAGTTTGTTTTTGGAAGTTTTGTCCAGCAAGTTGATTTAGCATCATTTTCTTCCAGAATTTTAATTACAAGGCAGGAGTAAGAGTTTCatttgtcattttcttttaacaccCGAATCTGGGACATGAAGTCTCAGTGATAACAACGAGCTTAAAGCCTTAGCCAACACAACCAGTATTCTTGATCCTCTAATCATTAAACATCCTTCCTAGGATGATTTACCATTGAATTTGGGTTTCACCATTGGGTAAAATAGTATTAATCATATCAAACGGGCTCTTTTTCTTGGAAAAGTTTGTCAATAGCTTTGGATTTTTTTTGGTTAACTTAATAACTTTCATTTACATGTATTACCAAATTACATTTCCAAAGCCTTGTTGCCATCAGAACCTGCACTACCATATCAATATATATGGAAAAAGAGAGTTGTTTTTTGCTGAATGTTTAATCACATAACAAACAACTGGAGAATCAATTGGGTGTTACCTATATATTGTTTCAAACAAAGATTGTCAACATGCTAGTCTCAGATTCTAACCaatttatctataaaattttcatGATTACAGCAATGGTGTGTCCATTTCAATCTCCTATCCTATATGTTACCTTTCTCCTTGTTATCTGGCCCTACACACCTAACcatattaatttcttctttgaaCTGCCCTTGTACTACTTCcccaggaaaagaaaaaagaaccccataCGTTATttaatccttttcttttctatcaaGTTCTGAAAGATAATTAACTTGGTAAATGGAGAAATAATGGAGCTTCTTGAACTAATAGGGATTAGCAATTCTGTGGAAGTGCTTCCGCTTGAAAAACACATGGCCAAGAGAATAAGGAAAAGATGTCCACACATTTAGCTACAATCAGGAGAGTAATCTTCCAATTAAACATGATTAAATTTTCTGTTTAgaaaattttttcaaatgcCCACATGGATTATTGTCCTCATAACTATGATTGCAGCTatcaaattacttttctaatttttatatgtaggcaatattaataattttggaCACGTAATTCATCCCTACCCTTTCCTTAAACCACCTCTGTATTTATGAAAGTATCTTATgttatatacatacatataattaaaaatatcttttcatTCATATAAAACCTCGTATATATGCTTGAACCTTTtgtaatttcaaataaatatattgcaTATTCTCTCTTAATATTCAACGTTTCCAATTAAAGGAATTAACATTTTAGACGGAATTAGTCCAAAACtacaaaatagaatttatttaaaaatctaaaagttatataaaatctatttaattaaaaattaatttaaaattttatattattaaatttttaaaaaattttataattagattaaattttaaagatagatataatttttaaaataaatcaatatatcttataaaatgaaaatgtttCTTCCAATTGtatcatttcattttatttctttatactCATATCTTATctctctataaattttattattattttaatttatttctaacaATAAAAACCACTTTATTGCCATGTAtaaatattgtaattaaagaaaaagataaggaCAAAGCTGAATTAGAGAGAAATGCAGAAAATTAGTTTTTGTAAAGGAAGAATTGGGCTAATTGTAAGAATGTCTGGGCCGAACCCATGAAGTGAAATATACGATTGATTAAATGTGGTTCGTTGAGTTCAGTGACGGTCGGTAAACCCTTCAAATAATGAGTAGATGGGCCCACTAGTTGCATGTTCAATGCCGTGTCTGGTCCTTTTCGGTTCTTGTCATTACCAGACCTAAATGATTTTTGGCATATTACGTCACTAagaaaatttcttcttcttcttattattattgagaCTCATTTGCCTTTTAGATgttatttaacttattatgCCAACACTTTATTCGTCTATATTTTAGTtcctattaaaatttaaagaatatatatttatatatctattgCATGTTCTATCTTATTCCTGCtctatttcatatattttgttctttaagtAAAGTTTCATATTctcatttccttttctatttcttcAACTCGAGTGTTACAAAATTATCTCACTAGATCAAAAGCTTTgatgtgtatatataaatagtattatAAATGTAAAGTAATTTTAAGATATGCACAAAATCATGTCAAAATTGATATAGtaatatgaatataattaaaatttaaaagtaaatggtagaatataaatatttattatatttcttaataatatttcttttattccgTAAACTAAAACCTgacattaaatattaaattaataaaactagtTTACTACTTAATCCGTAAATAAGtcattaaaatcatataaacttaaattttattttaatatattttcaccTTACTGtctaaagaataataataaaaataatatgttttgtctataaaattttattttatttgttttatttaagtGCTTTACAAAAgcgcatatttattttactattattaatttaattctttttatctagaatatttatgagttttaaaatatcattttatagtatttttatatatatttggaaaaGTTCATAACGATTTTGAATCCAagatatttcaatttttgttaatttatcataactttttttataccattataaataaaagttatttattatggttaagttattttatttataaaatataataattttatattaagatttatttatatatcaatcgATAATGGTGCTTTAAATATGagacttttaaatttttttaaaattttgctaGAATTAAGTTGCcatataagtaaaatatacGAGCAAGTGAAAGAATACGTAATTAGTAATTGTTtgttagaaatttaattaatttgttttaaacataattgtatagaaagaaatgaagaaactTATATAGAATATGTATATGACTCTTGCGGATGGTAAAGTACTACCTCGAGAGTTTTTTATGGTTATATAAACAAATGCTCGAATTTGAAATTTCAGTCAAATtagaaaagatatatattatctcatatacaaattcttaaataaaagcaatttttttttgttagtttgacgagttttattaaaaacagAAATCGGAAAGGTTGTtgtttagaattaaattatagtttatGTCACCCAGTATAAAAAGTCCAAGCTAATAAGCATTGGCTCTATTTAGTTATTTGACGAGGGAAATTACACAAAATAGTTGTTTTTTTTACATATGagaaatttgttttaatttttattttaaaaaattatcttttctcatttggcaaatattgtttttactttttctttaaagatttCTAAAACAgcaaaaagcaagaagaattaTAAGTTAATTAACCAAATGGAAGCAAGAGAATTAGTTGATtatatggaaaaaaaaaagtatctAAAGCCCAAAATCAGCATACATTATCTAAATTCTTCAACGACAgaattataactaattttagcAATGAGTAGTGAATAAGATAGTGAAACAGAAAAGTAATCATATGCTACCGTGACCAAGTTTCCAAAGTACATACAATTTGTGGACATATAATTCTTGAAAGTAAT comes from Ricinus communis isolate WT05 ecotype wild-type chromosome 5, ASM1957865v1, whole genome shotgun sequence and encodes:
- the LOC8288856 gene encoding uncharacterized protein At5g39865 yields the protein MGCVSSNLLNNEDELTQLGSSALSHHIVSLTSTTYGLLNLDPPTPQSSATATTPPPPARFTLGSIFPSPLCEPKSLWSEPRSLPETINSWELMSGLDTDSFRFSPIIKKDLAYLPNKENSNPNFLKPFKDSSFANTPPPPPPPLKENAHSLERFEKLCPPNGDDKVVIYTTSLRGIRETFDACSVVRAAIGGFGVLICERDVSMDRGFREELRELMRGKEPKATLPPRVFIKGRYIGSVEEVMRIAEEGLMGELLQGLPKKRAGDMCDGCGDVRFLPCFSCNGSSKLVMLVKDEEEEKEPGLKQRRTVVVRCPDCNENGLVLCPICA